One Aegilops tauschii subsp. strangulata cultivar AL8/78 chromosome 7, Aet v6.0, whole genome shotgun sequence genomic window carries:
- the LOC109760415 gene encoding transcription factor bHLH25, with the protein MEESSFMQWAANTLDQHTFPPAASLVYATGSFHCGDHTAVPCPSQQALCTAPQPLPTAADDNPDLVVQIDNQYRDSSSGDAVVHATVARGRKPMSWKSSAASTQSAARGGHKRAAGRRSGSNLQGSAASASSMSPDPAKDHTIAERRRRQKINQRLMELSTLIPGLKKMNKATIIGDAVKHVRELQEKVNILENNNRHAATTTVCSTVLIHKNRPCLGDLTSNYGDDYVGQPSQLGTWLPEIKVRFSDKSVLVQIHCENTNGLLVRVLAEVEVLRLAITHTSSMPCLADTTIINITAKLEEGFNSTMEEMVRRLKSVLDQH; encoded by the exons ATGGAGGAGTCGAGCTTCATGCAGTGGGCGGCAAACACGCTGGACCAGCACACCTTCCCCCCTGCCGCCTCTCTGGTATACGCTACTGGCAGCTTCCACTGCGGCGACCATACTGCCGTCCCCTGCCCCTCGCAGCAGGCACTGTGCACAGCCCCCCAGCCTCTGCCGACAGCGGCCGATGACAACCCGGACTTGGTGGTGCAGATCGATAACCAGTACCGGGATAGCAGCTCCGGCGATGCAGTGGTCCACGCCACCGTCGCCAGGGGTAGGAAGCCAATGAGCTGGAAGTCCAGTGCTGCGTCGACGCAGTCGGCCGCGAGAGGAGGACATAAGCGTGCTGCCGGGAGGAGATCTGGGAGCAACTTGCAGGGCTCCGCAGCATCGGCGTCGTCAATGTCCCCTGATCCCGCCAAGGACCACACAATCGCAGAGCGCCGCCGGAGGCAGAAGATCAACCAGCGGCTCATGGAGCTCTCCACTCTTATCCCTGGCCTAAAGAAG ATGAACAAGGCAACGATTATTGGGGATGCGGTGAAGCACGTGAGAGAGCTCCAAGAGAAGGTGAATATCCTGGAGAATAACAACAGGCATGCTGCCACCACCACCGTCTGCTCCACTGTGCTCATCCACAAGAACAGACCCTGCCTAGGCGACCTCACCAGCAACTACGGCGACGATTATGTCGGTCAGCCGAGCCAGTTGGGCACATGGCTTCCAGAGATCAAGGTCCGGTTTTCTGATAAGAGTGTGCTAGTGCAGATCCACTGTGAGAACACAAATGGACTACTAGTGAGGGTACTGGCAGAGGTGGAGGTACTCCGACTTGCCATCACCCACACCAGCAGCATGCCATGCCTAGCTGACACCACCATCATCAACATTACCGCCAAG TTGGAAGAGGGGTTCAACTCAACAATGGAGGAGATGGTCAGAAGGCTCAAATCGGTGCTGGATCAACATTAG